The following proteins come from a genomic window of Streptomyces sp. GS7:
- the rpmH gene encoding 50S ribosomal protein L34 yields MSKRTFQPNNRRRAKTHGFRLRMRTRAGRAILASRRGKGRARLSA; encoded by the coding sequence GTGAGCAAGCGCACCTTCCAGCCGAACAACCGCCGTCGTGCGAAGACCCACGGCTTCCGTCTGCGCATGCGGACCCGTGCCGGCCGCGCGATCCTCGCGTCCCGCCGTGGCAAGGGTCGCGCCCGCCTGTCGGCCTGA